One stretch of Streptomyces sp. A2-16 DNA includes these proteins:
- a CDS encoding WXG100 family type VII secretion target: MSGEGAAEKIYEAGIEVVNPGGRPDVLRRAAKGWRTMGEELDEAYTALDKMVQNTLGEHWRGDSAEAFRVHWMKIGEAVGETLPLFEQAAKGLEEAADNIEEINEEIHKIYIEIGVSIGASVLLSFVTVGFSAAAGAANAMRLATQAGDAASKLGRLLAMAARAFRFLRIGTQTPKWHVLMVELGVQWAAGTATGVATNLATGEEPDVMGNAVNGMVGAFGGRFLAGNVASRLGGGAVANAVDGTTVGVLSSVAGDSVNNLFTGGRFDSSQMALGAVAGGLTGGAGSAAVHRATAERTLSPGQSLAGDVVTNVPIGFGLGAGGNISKSIDGDVNGNPNEDDPKDRPGAVADARRDAGRDIKPLRERPDPRRHGAFG, from the coding sequence GTGAGCGGGGAAGGCGCCGCCGAGAAGATCTACGAAGCCGGGATCGAGGTCGTGAACCCGGGCGGACGGCCCGATGTGTTGCGCAGGGCGGCCAAGGGCTGGCGCACCATGGGCGAGGAACTCGACGAGGCGTACACCGCTCTCGACAAGATGGTGCAGAACACTCTTGGCGAACACTGGCGGGGCGACTCCGCCGAGGCGTTCCGCGTTCACTGGATGAAGATCGGCGAGGCGGTCGGCGAGACCCTTCCCCTCTTCGAGCAGGCAGCCAAGGGTCTGGAGGAAGCCGCAGACAACATCGAGGAGATCAACGAAGAGATCCACAAGATCTACATCGAGATCGGGGTCTCGATCGGCGCGTCCGTCCTGCTCTCCTTCGTCACTGTCGGATTCTCGGCGGCGGCAGGCGCGGCGAACGCCATGCGCTTGGCGACGCAGGCCGGGGATGCGGCCTCGAAGCTGGGGCGACTGCTTGCGATGGCGGCCCGTGCGTTTCGGTTTCTCCGCATCGGCACGCAGACCCCGAAGTGGCACGTGCTGATGGTCGAATTGGGTGTGCAGTGGGCTGCCGGGACGGCGACCGGAGTCGCGACCAACCTGGCAACAGGCGAGGAGCCCGACGTGATGGGCAATGCCGTCAACGGCATGGTGGGTGCTTTCGGCGGGAGGTTCCTGGCGGGCAACGTGGCCTCGCGGCTCGGTGGGGGTGCGGTCGCCAACGCTGTCGACGGCACGACGGTCGGGGTGCTGTCGTCCGTCGCCGGCGACTCCGTGAACAACCTGTTCACCGGGGGCCGGTTCGACAGTTCGCAGATGGCGCTCGGTGCCGTGGCCGGAGGTCTCACCGGCGGGGCCGGGAGCGCAGCAGTTCACCGGGCTACGGCAGAGCGAACACTGTCTCCGGGGCAGAGTCTCGCCGGTGATGTGGTCACCAACGTGCCCATCGGCTTCGGTCTGGGGGCGGGCGGCAACATCTCCAAGAGCATCGACGGGGACGTGAACGGCAATCCCAACGAGGACGATCCGAAGGACAGGCCTGGCGCGGTCGCAGACGCGAGGCGGGACGCGGGTCGGGACATCAAGCCCTTGAGGGAACGCCCCGACCCACGGCGTCATGGAGCGTTCGGATGA
- a CDS encoding nucleic acid/nucleotide deaminase domain-containing protein, producing the protein MNDSDIRRIGEITLPLTVGPYFATAASDPVPLQEFAGSVGRTVVLEECREWARFGSDRGFEICADQEGVVRAVLLDWTEESRFVNATPDAFAQSLAALDQALATILGTDEPQRAAAAFAELEQRLRTLDPRAFEGREHWWPLVLDDIRDTASAEWFTAFEILNDQGEKQIVTQAGDIAVHPEERLWARLRAAGVQPDQVLRIHTELEACFMPGHYCSLWLGQVFPEAQLTHNFPYGETAESRAEGIRQLREAAAQQPQ; encoded by the coding sequence ATGAATGACAGCGATATTCGGCGCATCGGGGAGATCACCCTCCCCCTGACCGTCGGCCCGTATTTCGCGACCGCCGCGTCCGACCCCGTTCCGCTGCAGGAGTTCGCCGGGTCCGTCGGGCGGACGGTCGTGCTGGAGGAGTGCCGGGAGTGGGCCCGGTTCGGGTCGGACCGCGGATTCGAGATCTGCGCCGATCAGGAGGGCGTCGTACGCGCCGTGCTCCTCGACTGGACCGAGGAGTCACGGTTCGTGAACGCGACCCCGGATGCCTTCGCGCAGTCGCTCGCCGCGCTCGACCAGGCCCTCGCCACCATCCTCGGTACCGACGAGCCGCAGCGGGCCGCCGCCGCCTTCGCGGAGCTCGAGCAGCGGCTGCGGACCCTCGACCCACGGGCGTTCGAGGGGCGGGAGCACTGGTGGCCCCTCGTCCTCGACGACATCCGGGACACCGCGAGCGCTGAGTGGTTCACCGCCTTCGAGATCCTCAACGACCAGGGCGAGAAGCAGATCGTCACGCAGGCCGGAGACATCGCCGTCCACCCGGAGGAGCGGCTGTGGGCCCGGCTGCGGGCCGCAGGTGTGCAGCCGGATCAAGTGCTGCGTATCCACACCGAGTTGGAGGCCTGCTTCATGCCGGGCCACTACTGCTCGCTGTGGCTCGGGCAGGTCTTTCCCGAGGCGCAGCTGACCCACAACTTCCCCTACGGGGAGACCGCCGAGTCCCGCGCCGAGGGCATCCGGCAACTGCGTGAGGCAGCGGCACAGCAGCCGCAGTAG
- a CDS encoding SUKH-4 family immunity protein, protein MTSPIDRETLESEFDPEELTTFSAAAVAGIRHEPSADFLRNVGIPARPNPWFDLVDGSPEQVRTLGDAYDDLRERWTDLPEGAEGWLLLGMVPYDDIALDGVSGVVYCLPGDESEIYPLNKDLPSFAHFLFLLEKERPNYDFESELENIDPESAAARLTEQMREIDPAALAVSNSRWHDILEYVAEPEAR, encoded by the coding sequence ATGACGTCCCCCATCGACCGGGAGACCCTGGAATCCGAGTTCGATCCGGAGGAGCTCACCACCTTTTCCGCGGCGGCGGTGGCAGGCATCCGGCACGAGCCGAGTGCGGACTTTCTGCGCAATGTCGGCATCCCGGCCCGCCCGAATCCCTGGTTCGATCTCGTGGACGGCTCTCCGGAGCAGGTCAGGACGCTCGGCGATGCCTACGACGACCTCCGCGAGCGGTGGACGGACCTGCCCGAAGGTGCCGAGGGCTGGCTTCTGCTGGGCATGGTGCCCTATGACGACATCGCCCTGGACGGGGTCTCCGGAGTCGTGTACTGCCTTCCGGGCGACGAATCGGAGATCTATCCGCTGAACAAGGATCTCCCCTCCTTCGCCCACTTTCTCTTCCTGCTGGAGAAGGAGCGCCCGAACTACGACTTCGAGTCGGAACTCGAGAATATCGACCCGGAAAGCGCGGCGGCCCGCCTCACCGAGCAGATGCGGGAAATCGACCCGGCCGCTCTCGCCGTGAGCAATTCCCGCTGGCACGACATCCTGGAGTATGTCGCCGAACCCGAGGCGAGGTAA
- a CDS encoding nucleic acid/nucleotide deaminase domain-containing protein, whose protein sequence is MGVVLPSELDAALDLIGISWPNVDEDDYRDMAQAMREFADDIEDGAADAHQAITDLVGGNEGLAIQALEKHWDLVKGKHLTNLAEAGRVAATALDAVAVLIEGAKIAAIAQLGILAAEIAAALAAAPLTFGLSTLGGVAGTQVTRIAVKRIFEEVCEEIAGRIMEVAMGPVFQALGAMAGDLVVQIGGNALGTQNGVDLGQTAKAGEKGLGEGVDTLKSGGMQLASAGGGTGGSMQLAGADGGSSSSGGGGGGGQFSMDPDSYDRASNGLKGAGGKIRDGAGTKLSRAKSSHGRARGKDPLTNLLDPMVDEVMEGIGRGVKRSADHLDESMTGGLKQMAKRHRDNDDETALSLKQLQKGNDGKTPMYLMGDDGTLKRLHADGGTHKLTQEDRDRIGLTLDGDNAGRPLPGEPNLKLHGKQRPRPLSNSEQVELGSTPLSQAVQLARHSDKSYGNHKQVNGQDKFESNNYAAARFNSAKQDDGNFVMVARSSGFRHSERMIGFPVLRDNAGGRMTELYTERAPCSSAPNCSAWMKERLSHVDVTHSIDYGNTKESRAQGNAEMMDYLDRLKANRHK, encoded by the coding sequence GTGGGTGTAGTCCTGCCGAGTGAGCTGGATGCGGCCCTGGACCTGATAGGCATCAGCTGGCCCAACGTCGACGAGGACGACTACCGCGACATGGCCCAGGCCATGCGGGAGTTCGCCGACGACATCGAGGACGGCGCCGCGGATGCGCACCAGGCGATCACCGATCTGGTCGGCGGCAACGAAGGCCTCGCGATCCAGGCGCTCGAGAAGCACTGGGACCTCGTCAAGGGCAAGCACCTGACCAACCTCGCCGAGGCGGGCCGGGTGGCGGCGACGGCGCTGGACGCGGTCGCCGTGCTGATCGAGGGTGCGAAGATCGCGGCGATCGCCCAACTCGGCATCCTGGCTGCGGAGATCGCGGCCGCCCTGGCCGCCGCCCCGCTCACCTTCGGCCTGTCCACTCTGGGCGGGGTCGCCGGTACGCAGGTCACCCGGATCGCGGTGAAGCGCATCTTCGAGGAGGTGTGCGAGGAGATCGCCGGGCGGATCATGGAGGTCGCGATGGGCCCGGTCTTCCAGGCCCTCGGCGCGATGGCGGGCGACCTGGTCGTGCAGATCGGCGGCAACGCCCTCGGCACGCAGAACGGCGTCGACCTCGGCCAGACCGCGAAGGCCGGTGAGAAGGGTCTGGGCGAGGGCGTCGACACCCTCAAGTCGGGCGGGATGCAGCTCGCCAGCGCGGGCGGGGGCACGGGCGGGTCGATGCAACTGGCCGGTGCCGACGGTGGGTCGAGCAGCTCGGGCGGCGGAGGCGGCGGCGGTCAGTTCAGCATGGACCCCGACTCCTACGACCGCGCCAGCAACGGCCTCAAGGGCGCGGGCGGCAAGATCCGGGACGGGGCCGGCACCAAGCTGTCCCGCGCGAAGTCCTCCCACGGCCGCGCACGGGGCAAGGACCCCCTCACCAACCTCCTCGACCCCATGGTGGACGAGGTCATGGAGGGCATCGGGCGGGGCGTCAAGCGCTCCGCCGACCACCTCGACGAGAGCATGACCGGCGGCCTGAAGCAGATGGCCAAGCGGCACCGGGACAACGACGACGAGACCGCCCTGTCCTTGAAGCAGCTCCAGAAGGGCAACGACGGCAAGACGCCGATGTACCTCATGGGCGACGATGGCACGCTCAAGAGGCTGCATGCGGACGGCGGGACCCACAAGCTGACCCAGGAGGACCGGGACCGCATCGGCCTCACGCTCGACGGCGACAACGCCGGCCGGCCCCTGCCGGGCGAGCCGAACCTGAAGCTCCACGGCAAGCAGCGGCCGCGTCCCCTCAGCAACTCGGAACAAGTGGAGCTCGGCAGCACACCCCTGTCCCAGGCCGTCCAGCTGGCCCGGCACTCGGACAAGAGCTACGGCAACCACAAACAGGTCAACGGGCAGGACAAGTTCGAGAGCAACAACTACGCCGCCGCCCGGTTCAACAGCGCCAAGCAGGACGACGGCAACTTCGTCATGGTCGCGCGTAGTTCTGGATTCCGTCACTCCGAGCGCATGATCGGGTTCCCGGTCCTCCGGGACAATGCCGGCGGCCGTATGACCGAGCTGTACACGGAAAGGGCTCCCTGTTCGTCCGCGCCGAACTGCAGCGCATGGATGAAGGAGAGACTCTCGCACGTCGACGTCACCCACAGCATCGATTACGGGAACACCAAGGAATCCAGAGCCCAGGGCAACGCGGAAATGATGGATTACCTGGACCGCCTCAAGGCGAACCGGCATAAATAG
- a CDS encoding DinB family protein has protein sequence METGRVRTDRLGVLLDQFDCARERAQIRLEGLGDDEYLWEPAPGSWSIRRRSEAVTPRAYGPGEWVIDKGAPDIPSGEYAEVARQAADGMSVAKIAEDWSVSVERVEEVLAHTGPVQPDISPVTTIAWRLGHLHSCFAGEWEWTFGERRTDPHQLVDFTPSAALAQERFWSLLDRWREAVGKVTEEQLDTIGFSQYPYGSAPDEPYISVLWGSNLELIHHMAEIALLRDLWQARRAVG, from the coding sequence ATGGAGACGGGACGCGTACGGACCGACCGACTGGGCGTACTGCTCGACCAGTTCGACTGCGCCAGGGAGCGGGCGCAGATACGGCTCGAAGGGCTCGGCGACGACGAGTACCTCTGGGAGCCGGCCCCCGGCAGCTGGTCGATCCGGCGCCGCAGCGAGGCGGTGACGCCCCGGGCGTACGGTCCCGGCGAGTGGGTGATCGACAAGGGCGCCCCGGACATCCCCTCCGGCGAGTACGCCGAGGTCGCCCGGCAGGCCGCCGACGGCATGAGCGTCGCCAAGATCGCCGAGGACTGGAGCGTGAGCGTCGAACGCGTCGAGGAGGTCCTCGCCCACACCGGCCCGGTGCAGCCCGACATCTCGCCGGTCACGACCATCGCGTGGCGACTCGGACACCTCCACTCCTGCTTCGCCGGCGAGTGGGAGTGGACCTTCGGCGAACGCCGCACGGATCCCCACCAGTTGGTCGACTTCACCCCCTCCGCGGCGCTGGCCCAGGAGCGGTTCTGGTCCCTGCTCGACCGCTGGCGCGAGGCGGTCGGCAAGGTCACCGAGGAACAGCTCGACACGATCGGCTTCTCCCAGTACCCGTACGGCTCCGCGCCCGACGAGCCGTACATCTCCGTGCTCTGGGGCTCCAACCTCGAACTCATCCACCACATGGCGGAGATCGCACTGCTGCGTGACCTGTGGCAGGCGCGCCGCGCCGTGGGCTGA
- a CDS encoding type VII secretion target, with protein sequence MADFQIDVDRMKTLINRLDQVDDRMRGAQQRLNKVGPKGLGTDGLDNACDDFQDAWGDGIKRIADASKTLHEGLQKTVEMYQTTDQELQKGFSQK encoded by the coding sequence ATGGCTGACTTCCAGATCGATGTCGATCGCATGAAGACCCTGATCAACAGGCTGGACCAGGTGGACGACCGCATGCGCGGCGCTCAGCAGCGGCTGAACAAGGTCGGCCCGAAGGGCCTTGGTACCGACGGTCTCGACAACGCCTGTGACGACTTCCAGGACGCCTGGGGCGACGGCATCAAGCGGATCGCCGACGCCTCCAAGACCCTGCACGAGGGTCTGCAGAAGACGGTCGAGATGTACCAGACGACCGACCAGGAACTGCAGAAGGGCTTCAGCCAGAAGTAG
- a CDS encoding putative T7SS-secreted protein, whose amino-acid sequence MGMFDDPNWPGLTFNPAKGDLHTIESLAYDVKTVGDELDEMREMLVSIGKTDGVWDGEAAKKFQEKVGELPKYLQQGHESMAACSRALRGWHDELETLQRQARNLEGRAVEARKRLDQKNADVDRVNVKIEGAQFQQLTEQQAKALSEEADSASRAAQDAATDLKLLIQDAEALRKYWEEQSAKAENAIREAANNRPPDISIWESIGDGLKAAWDGFTDFLADHADLFSKIGSVLSILSLATMAIPPVGAILGGLAIGASALALAGYGVKTARGEKVGVMDWVGAGLGVLPGIGAVKGMTAAGKAAKAAATGNRLKGVFASADTMATSTNIARGMADGVMYKGLAWAGKRAGLSDAALDVGSWTMRGTAMGVKGVALGYGLVSDALSTKSAPAPSSNAFMSAAGAA is encoded by the coding sequence ATGGGGATGTTCGACGATCCCAACTGGCCCGGACTGACGTTCAACCCGGCCAAGGGCGACCTGCACACGATCGAGTCGCTGGCGTACGACGTGAAGACGGTCGGCGACGAGCTCGACGAGATGCGCGAGATGCTCGTGAGCATCGGCAAGACCGACGGTGTGTGGGACGGCGAGGCCGCCAAGAAGTTCCAGGAGAAGGTCGGCGAGCTGCCCAAGTACCTTCAGCAGGGCCACGAGTCGATGGCGGCCTGTTCCAGGGCGCTGCGCGGCTGGCACGACGAACTGGAGACCCTGCAGCGGCAGGCCAGGAACCTGGAGGGCCGCGCGGTCGAGGCCCGCAAGCGGCTCGATCAGAAGAACGCCGACGTCGACCGGGTCAACGTCAAGATCGAGGGCGCCCAGTTCCAGCAGCTCACCGAGCAGCAGGCCAAGGCCCTCTCCGAGGAGGCCGATTCCGCCTCGCGGGCGGCCCAGGACGCCGCGACCGACCTCAAGCTCCTCATCCAGGACGCCGAGGCGCTGCGCAAGTACTGGGAGGAACAGTCCGCGAAGGCCGAGAACGCCATTCGCGAGGCCGCGAACAACCGGCCGCCGGACATCAGCATCTGGGAGTCGATCGGCGACGGCCTGAAGGCCGCCTGGGACGGCTTCACGGACTTCCTCGCCGACCACGCGGACCTGTTCTCCAAGATCGGATCCGTGCTGTCCATCCTCTCCCTGGCGACCATGGCCATCCCGCCCGTGGGCGCGATCCTCGGCGGACTCGCCATCGGCGCCAGCGCCCTCGCGCTCGCCGGCTACGGGGTCAAGACGGCCCGGGGCGAGAAGGTCGGCGTGATGGACTGGGTCGGCGCCGGACTCGGTGTGCTGCCGGGCATCGGAGCGGTCAAGGGCATGACGGCCGCCGGAAAGGCCGCCAAGGCGGCGGCGACCGGCAACCGGCTCAAGGGCGTCTTCGCCAGCGCCGACACCATGGCGACGTCGACCAACATCGCCCGCGGCATGGCCGACGGCGTCATGTACAAGGGTCTGGCCTGGGCCGGCAAGAGGGCGGGCCTCAGCGACGCGGCGCTGGATGTCGGCAGCTGGACCATGCGGGGCACGGCGATGGGGGTCAAGGGCGTGGCCCTGGGGTACGGCCTCGTGTCGGACGCGCTGAGCACCAAGTCGGCCCCCGCACCGTCCAGCAACGCGTTCATGTCGGCGGCGGGAGCGGCGTAA